A genomic window from Synechococcus sp. WH 8016 includes:
- a CDS encoding asparaginase — protein sequence MTLSSGYGRSSRNSSCPAFEVVLKRGSSVESIHRVHAVVCDAKGRILMKAGRADHETFVRSALKPFQALPALSSGASGSYDFGDRGLAISCASHAGTAEHAREAFRLLWNAQLEPDDLHCPIPAWGHSPLEHNCSGKHAAFLATSRKMGWPLESYLQGDHPLQQEINRRVGEILGLPAQELVAERDDCGAPTLLLQLSQIALLYAHLGASTHAELEQISRAMLAHPKLVAGEGRFDTELMSRSHQQVISKGGAEGVQCLSRTGDGLGVAIKVEDGSRRAKQAVALHLLRQLDWITQGSLDELEDKMLIIGPGLRLEVKGELRA from the coding sequence ATGACCCTTTCTTCTGGCTACGGCAGATCGTCCAGAAACTCCAGCTGTCCTGCTTTTGAGGTCGTGCTGAAACGAGGTTCCTCGGTGGAATCCATCCATCGCGTCCATGCCGTGGTCTGTGATGCAAAAGGCAGAATCCTGATGAAGGCCGGACGGGCTGATCATGAAACCTTCGTGAGATCAGCACTCAAGCCCTTCCAGGCATTGCCTGCCCTCAGCAGTGGCGCCTCCGGAAGCTATGACTTTGGCGATCGCGGCTTGGCGATCAGTTGTGCCTCCCATGCCGGGACTGCTGAACATGCCAGGGAAGCGTTCCGACTGCTTTGGAACGCCCAACTAGAGCCGGACGACCTCCACTGTCCAATTCCAGCTTGGGGTCACAGTCCCCTGGAGCACAATTGCTCTGGAAAACATGCGGCATTCCTTGCCACATCACGAAAAATGGGGTGGCCCCTCGAGAGCTATCTCCAAGGTGACCATCCACTGCAGCAAGAAATCAATCGGCGCGTGGGGGAAATCCTTGGACTCCCAGCGCAGGAACTCGTGGCTGAGCGCGATGACTGCGGTGCGCCCACCCTGCTCCTGCAGCTGTCCCAGATCGCCTTGCTCTACGCCCATCTCGGCGCTTCAACCCATGCAGAGCTAGAGCAAATCAGCAGAGCGATGCTCGCCCACCCCAAGCTTGTGGCCGGAGAGGGTCGCTTCGACACAGAGCTCATGTCCCGCTCGCATCAGCAGGTCATTAGCAAGGGGGGGGCCGAAGGCGTTCAGTGCCTGAGCAGAACGGGAGATGGCCTGGGAGTTGCGATCAAGGTGGAAGATGGCTCTCGTCGTGCCAAACAGGCGGTCGCGCTGCATCTACTGCGTCAACTTGATTGGATCACTCAGGGGAGCCTGGACGAACTGGAGGACAAGATGTTGATCATCGGCCCAGGCCTGCGGCTCGAAGTGAAGGGAGAGCTCCGCGCGTGA
- a CDS encoding CGLD27 family protein, with the protein MAATISCPVPPDQRPQEEFSQLSQSWFFAWPRHRQIDLDKALVLSWLLIVPLTVLIASGSWSLRHDPVRLVLSGAVSGLVLPMLLLVRQWLGWSYVHKRLLSERVEYEESGWYDGQVWEKPLSWRERDLLLAQHEVRPILGRLGRAMATTTGLILGGASLCTAL; encoded by the coding sequence ATGGCCGCGACAATCTCCTGCCCTGTTCCCCCGGACCAACGTCCCCAGGAAGAGTTTTCCCAGCTCAGCCAATCATGGTTTTTTGCCTGGCCGCGTCATCGACAAATCGATCTAGACAAAGCTTTGGTTTTGAGTTGGCTTCTGATCGTTCCTCTCACCGTGTTGATCGCGAGCGGTAGTTGGAGCTTGAGACACGATCCCGTTCGCCTCGTGCTGTCAGGTGCTGTTTCGGGGCTGGTTTTACCGATGTTGTTATTGGTGCGCCAATGGCTGGGTTGGAGCTATGTCCACAAGCGTCTTCTTTCTGAACGCGTGGAATACGAAGAATCCGGTTGGTATGACGGACAGGTTTGGGAAAAACCCTTGTCCTGGCGCGAACGTGATCTGCTGCTTGCCCAACATGAAGTTCGCCCCATCCTTGGACGGCTAGGCAGAGCCATGGCCACAACCACAGGTCTGATTCTTGGTGGAGCCAGCCTCTGTACGGCTCTCTAA
- the rsfS gene encoding ribosome silencing factor — MDSEQLAELAAEACDDRKGVDIQLIRVEEVSSLADWLVIAGGQSDVQVKAMARSVEDRLEEEAQRLPLRKEGLNEGRWALLDYGELIVHILQSQERSYYDLEAFWSHGERRPHLASETSTGL; from the coding sequence ATGGATAGTGAACAACTCGCTGAGCTTGCAGCCGAGGCTTGCGATGACCGCAAGGGTGTGGATATCCAGCTGATTCGGGTCGAAGAGGTCTCAAGCCTGGCCGATTGGTTAGTGATTGCAGGCGGTCAGAGTGACGTTCAGGTCAAGGCCATGGCTCGATCGGTTGAAGACCGCCTGGAAGAGGAAGCGCAACGACTCCCCTTGCGCAAGGAAGGGCTGAATGAAGGTCGCTGGGCCCTGCTGGATTACGGCGAGTTGATTGTTCACATCCTGCAATCGCAGGAACGCAGTTATTACGACCTAGAAGCGTTCTGGAGTCACGGTGAACGCCGTCCCCATCTAGCGTCCGAGACATCCACAGGCCTCTGA